A region of Natribaculum luteum DNA encodes the following proteins:
- a CDS encoding CapA family protein, giving the protein MTVGRRRLLATAGTAIAGGCLTSPRRRSALDTDRYDHEDGTVVGFVGDVMLGRNLDECYGDGGRDPASVWSGVRPRLESLDGVFCNLECTLSTRGERFPDRAYYFRADPAWAVPALDGANVRFAALANNHLLDFGEPALRDTLAALDDGGIAHAGAGETATDARRPALVTVGDVDVAVVSFADHYAEYAATADRSGTAYLECDPENPDTRAAVDDALERASERDPDLLVASLHWGPNWVEYPDDRYREFGRWLIDRGVDLVHGHSAHVVQGVERYGEGVILHDAGDFVDDYVVKPELRNDRSFLYEVRLGDDGNLEQLRLVPVVIDDYAVHAATDADASWLHETMRERSAPFDTSYERDGDDLLLSL; this is encoded by the coding sequence ATGACCGTCGGTCGTCGGCGACTGCTCGCGACGGCCGGGACCGCGATCGCGGGCGGCTGTCTGACGTCGCCCCGCCGACGTTCGGCACTCGACACCGACCGGTACGACCACGAGGACGGCACTGTCGTCGGCTTCGTCGGCGACGTCATGCTCGGGCGCAACCTCGACGAGTGCTACGGCGACGGCGGCCGGGATCCGGCATCGGTCTGGAGCGGCGTCCGCCCTCGCCTCGAGTCGCTCGACGGCGTCTTCTGCAACCTCGAGTGTACGCTCTCGACGCGCGGCGAGCGGTTTCCCGACCGTGCCTACTACTTCCGGGCCGATCCCGCCTGGGCCGTTCCCGCACTCGACGGCGCGAACGTTCGCTTCGCCGCACTCGCGAACAACCATCTGCTCGACTTCGGGGAACCGGCGCTTCGCGACACGCTCGCGGCGCTCGACGACGGTGGGATCGCACACGCCGGAGCGGGCGAAACCGCGACGGACGCCCGCCGGCCCGCGCTCGTCACCGTCGGCGACGTCGACGTCGCGGTCGTCTCCTTCGCAGACCACTACGCCGAGTACGCCGCGACCGCCGACCGGTCGGGGACCGCCTACCTCGAGTGCGACCCGGAAAATCCCGATACTCGGGCGGCCGTCGACGACGCGCTCGAGCGCGCCAGTGAGCGCGATCCGGACCTGCTCGTCGCGTCGCTACACTGGGGACCGAACTGGGTCGAGTATCCGGACGACCGGTACCGCGAGTTCGGCCGCTGGCTGATCGACCGGGGCGTCGACCTCGTCCACGGCCACAGCGCCCACGTCGTCCAGGGCGTCGAACGGTACGGGGAGGGCGTGATCCTCCACGACGCGGGCGACTTCGTCGACGACTACGTCGTCAAACCGGAGCTACGAAACGACCGCAGTTTCCTCTACGAGGTTCGCCTCGGCGACGACGGCAACCTCGAGCAACTGCGACTCGTCCCGGTCGTCATCGACGACTACGCCGTCCACGCTGCGACCGACGCCGACGCGTCGTGGCTCCACGAGACCATGCGCGAGCGTTCGGCCCCGTTCGACACGAGCTACGAACGCGACGGCGACGACCTGCTGCTCTCGTTGTGA
- a CDS encoding uroporphyrinogen-III synthase, producing MADCPTVAVFRPDDERLAEAVDLLESRGVDPVADPMLAVEPTSETPRMDADYVILTSKTGVELAAEADWEPGDATVCAIGPRTADSLRDAGYPVDVVPQAYTSSGLVAELEDEVDGARIEVARSDHGSEVLLDGLETAGAYLHETILYRLVRPEGSGESTELAADGDLDAVMFTSSLTVENFLSAADERGVRETALEGLAEATVGVIGDPTRETAESLGVDVDVVPEDATFDALAAATLEETTGDARE from the coding sequence ATGGCCGACTGCCCCACTGTCGCCGTCTTCCGTCCCGACGACGAGCGCCTCGCAGAGGCCGTCGACCTCCTCGAGTCCCGCGGCGTCGATCCCGTCGCCGATCCGATGCTCGCAGTCGAGCCCACGAGTGAGACACCGCGGATGGACGCCGACTACGTAATCCTCACGAGCAAGACCGGCGTCGAACTGGCCGCCGAAGCCGACTGGGAGCCCGGCGACGCCACCGTCTGTGCGATCGGGCCCCGCACTGCCGACTCCCTCCGGGACGCCGGCTACCCCGTCGACGTCGTCCCCCAGGCGTACACCTCGAGCGGACTCGTCGCCGAGCTCGAAGACGAGGTCGACGGCGCTCGTATCGAGGTCGCCAGAAGCGATCACGGCAGCGAAGTGTTACTCGACGGACTCGAGACTGCTGGCGCGTACCTCCACGAGACGATCCTCTACCGACTCGTCCGTCCCGAAGGCAGCGGTGAGTCGACCGAACTCGCCGCGGACGGCGACCTCGACGCCGTCATGTTCACGTCCTCGCTCACCGTCGAGAACTTCCTCTCGGCTGCCGACGAGCGGGGCGTCCGCGAGACCGCGCTCGAAGGACTCGCGGAGGCGACCGTCGGCGTGATCGGCGACCCGACGCGGGAGACCGCCGAGTCGCTGGGCGTCGACGTCGACGTCGTCCCGGAAGACGCGACCTTCGACGCGCTCGCAGCGGCGACGCTCGAGGAGACGACCGGCGACGCGCGCGAGTGA
- the hemC gene encoding hydroxymethylbilane synthase: MRTRGTLRLATRGSTLARRQAALVQEALEERRYEVELVTVETTGDQIRDELIHRLGKTGAFVRELDERVLEGELDGAIHSMKDMPTEQPDDLVTAAVPERGRPNDVLVTPDGDALADLPQGAVVGTSSLRRQAQLLSERSDLEVEPLRGNVDTRLEKLLAPALQAEHQKRSEADKERKGNAGDDDFEPEYDRTVDEWFDDLSELEKQALGREVETDYDAIVLAEAGLERSGLAHYVEYQRLPPTQFAPAPGQGALAVTALDGETAREINEAIDHPRTRVETTVERTLLAELGGGCIAPIGIYAVVQGEYVHTAVQVFDRDGEESITATRDLPVESYPTAAREFANDLEDRGAAELIAAARREADDEPEGK, from the coding sequence ATGCGAACGCGTGGGACGTTACGACTGGCGACGCGGGGGTCGACGCTCGCCCGGCGACAGGCCGCCCTGGTACAGGAGGCACTCGAAGAGCGCCGGTACGAGGTCGAACTCGTGACCGTCGAGACGACGGGCGACCAGATCAGAGACGAGTTGATCCACCGCCTCGGGAAGACGGGCGCGTTCGTCCGTGAACTCGACGAGCGCGTCCTCGAGGGCGAGCTCGACGGTGCGATCCACTCGATGAAGGACATGCCGACCGAACAGCCCGACGACCTCGTAACCGCCGCCGTGCCCGAACGGGGTCGGCCGAACGACGTCCTCGTGACGCCCGACGGCGACGCGCTTGCGGACCTGCCCCAGGGTGCGGTCGTCGGCACCTCGAGTCTCAGACGCCAGGCCCAGCTGCTCTCGGAACGGTCCGACCTCGAGGTCGAACCGCTGCGTGGGAACGTCGACACGCGACTCGAGAAGTTGCTCGCGCCCGCGCTCCAGGCGGAACACCAGAAACGCAGCGAGGCCGACAAAGAGCGCAAGGGCAACGCCGGAGACGACGACTTCGAACCCGAGTACGACCGCACCGTCGACGAGTGGTTCGACGACCTCTCGGAACTCGAGAAACAGGCACTCGGCCGCGAGGTCGAGACCGACTACGACGCCATCGTCCTCGCGGAGGCCGGCCTCGAGCGCAGCGGCCTCGCACACTACGTGGAGTACCAGCGGCTCCCGCCGACGCAGTTCGCACCCGCACCCGGCCAGGGCGCGCTCGCGGTGACAGCCCTGGATGGCGAGACCGCCCGCGAGATCAACGAGGCGATCGACCACCCTCGAACGCGGGTGGAGACGACCGTCGAGCGGACGCTGCTCGCCGAACTCGGGGGCGGCTGTATCGCGCCGATCGGCATCTACGCCGTCGTTCAGGGCGAGTACGTCCACACCGCCGTCCAGGTGTTCGACCGCGACGGCGAGGAGTCGATCACCGCGACGCGCGACCTGCCGGTCGAGAGCTATCCGACGGCGGCCCGCGAGTTCGCCAACGACCTCGAGGACCGCGGTGCAGCCGAGCTGATCGCCGCCGCTCGTCGCGAGGCCGACGACGAACCGGAGGGGAAGTGA
- a CDS encoding SHOCT domain-containing protein: protein MATDDSLLRTIVLIAAIVLLAPFLFMMLAMPMMGMWGGGHMWGWDGAGVGLAWLLPWALFLLLFLGIGYLLYRTALGTDRKSDAALEELRVAYARGDISSEEFEERRERLERSE, encoded by the coding sequence ATGGCCACAGACGATTCGCTTCTCCGGACGATCGTACTCATCGCCGCCATCGTGTTGCTCGCGCCGTTTCTCTTCATGATGCTCGCGATGCCGATGATGGGGATGTGGGGTGGCGGCCACATGTGGGGGTGGGACGGTGCGGGCGTCGGCTTGGCGTGGCTCCTGCCGTGGGCGCTGTTTCTCCTGCTGTTTCTCGGAATCGGCTACCTGCTGTACCGAACGGCGCTCGGTACCGACCGGAAGTCGGACGCCGCACTCGAGGAACTGCGCGTCGCCTACGCCCGCGGCGACATCTCGAGCGAGGAGTTCGAGGAACGACGGGAACGCCTGGAGCGCAGCGAGTGA
- a CDS encoding FAD-dependent oxidoreductase, which produces MSIENEQNESKEQDFDYDVVVVGGSVAGLATGLYTARNELETLCLTGGRTSLLRCHLLENYLGFPGGVDPGSFLELATDHAREEGCRIVADRVEEIDQLDDGFRLATAEGETIGARRVVGASGTENDYLEGFADGQLYRGPATHDNRNYHVPCDEAGRTDVTGFYVAGRLAGVEHQALVAAGDGARTGMAVVRDALCEEGYWDDLARRHHDWVVHDHRYEDWDFDSWFDDLLPPELDPDEESVEQLRERVRERVHGRTRTPEERETRLERGRELLADHLFDDE; this is translated from the coding sequence ATGTCAATCGAAAACGAACAGAACGAATCGAAAGAACAGGATTTCGACTACGACGTGGTCGTCGTCGGCGGGAGCGTCGCTGGACTCGCGACCGGTCTGTACACCGCACGAAACGAACTCGAGACACTGTGTCTCACCGGTGGACGGACGTCGCTGCTCCGGTGTCACCTCCTCGAGAACTACCTGGGGTTTCCCGGCGGTGTCGATCCGGGCTCGTTCCTCGAACTTGCGACCGATCATGCCCGCGAAGAGGGGTGTCGAATCGTGGCGGATCGAGTTGAGGAGATAGATCAGCTCGACGACGGGTTCCGTCTCGCCACCGCCGAGGGGGAGACGATCGGAGCCCGTCGCGTCGTCGGTGCCTCAGGTACCGAAAACGACTATCTCGAGGGGTTTGCTGATGGCCAACTCTATCGCGGGCCAGCGACACACGACAATCGGAACTACCACGTCCCGTGTGACGAGGCGGGCCGGACCGACGTCACGGGATTTTACGTTGCCGGTCGCCTGGCCGGTGTGGAACACCAGGCCCTCGTCGCAGCAGGTGACGGTGCCCGGACCGGCATGGCAGTGGTTCGGGACGCGTTGTGCGAGGAGGGCTACTGGGACGACCTCGCACGTCGTCACCACGACTGGGTCGTTCACGACCACCGCTACGAGGACTGGGACTTCGATAGCTGGTTCGACGACCTGTTGCCGCCGGAGTTGGACCCCGACGAGGAGTCCGTCGAGCAGCTACGCGAGCGCGTCCGCGAACGGGTACACGGACGAACCCGCACTCCCGAGGAGCGGGAAACGCGTCTCGAGCGCGGCCGCGAACTCCTCGCGGACCACCTGTTCGACGACGAGTAG
- a CDS encoding ABC transporter substrate-binding protein yields MNDTGSRHTRIDRRTALGSIATMALGGIGAGCLDDGSDVDDETLAGSSDDYSVAIEPVGTLPLEEPPGRWIGGRDFAVDVALCLGELDSLVGMVRPDSVYTRFFEELGLDVDLSDVTNVEPETHQVNKELLYELDPDVIAVDPNRLVVNNGLEVTDLDELERNVAPFFGNYSREARGSGWPNWPDGEYRYYEFSELLLKYAKLFDETDRMEEIVAFREDVITEVTDRLPPESERPRVALLLAWPNPEGRGGAYFLYNTLPRRDGTYGQVQYRQLGAREAFDGSAHETGSTARIGHEAMAAADPDVIVFNFGLGQRDDAAKTADVLRNSPVAADISAVRNDRLYLGGTPYQGPITSLFQFEMLAKQLYPDEFGEFHGVGEIPDDEWLFDRDRLRELIATA; encoded by the coding sequence ATGAACGACACCGGTAGCCGACACACTCGTATCGACCGGCGAACGGCGCTCGGATCGATCGCGACGATGGCACTCGGCGGAATCGGTGCGGGGTGTCTCGACGACGGCTCTGACGTCGACGACGAGACCCTGGCCGGCTCGAGTGACGACTACAGCGTCGCGATCGAGCCGGTCGGGACACTCCCGCTCGAGGAACCGCCGGGTCGCTGGATTGGTGGACGGGACTTTGCGGTCGACGTGGCACTCTGTCTCGGCGAACTCGACTCGCTGGTCGGAATGGTACGTCCCGACTCCGTCTACACGCGCTTCTTCGAGGAACTCGGGCTCGACGTCGATCTCTCGGACGTGACCAACGTCGAGCCCGAAACCCACCAGGTGAACAAAGAACTCCTGTACGAACTGGATCCGGACGTAATCGCCGTCGACCCGAACCGCCTCGTCGTGAACAACGGACTCGAGGTGACCGACCTCGACGAACTCGAGCGGAACGTTGCGCCGTTTTTCGGAAACTATAGCCGCGAGGCTCGAGGGAGCGGCTGGCCGAACTGGCCGGACGGCGAGTACCGGTACTACGAATTCTCGGAGCTGCTGTTGAAGTACGCGAAGCTGTTCGACGAGACCGACCGGATGGAAGAGATCGTCGCGTTCCGTGAGGACGTAATCACCGAGGTCACCGACCGCCTTCCACCGGAATCCGAACGACCTCGCGTTGCGCTCTTGCTCGCGTGGCCGAATCCGGAGGGGCGTGGTGGCGCGTACTTCCTCTACAACACGCTGCCAAGACGGGACGGGACGTACGGACAGGTGCAGTACCGGCAGCTCGGTGCCCGCGAAGCCTTCGACGGGAGCGCCCACGAAACGGGCTCTACCGCTCGAATCGGTCACGAGGCGATGGCAGCGGCCGATCCAGACGTCATCGTGTTCAACTTCGGGCTCGGCCAGCGAGACGACGCCGCGAAAACCGCGGACGTCCTTCGAAACAGTCCGGTCGCTGCTGACATCAGCGCAGTTCGAAACGACCGCCTCTATCTCGGCGGCACACCCTACCAGGGCCCGATCACGAGCCTGTTCCAGTTCGAGATGCTCGCGAAACAGTTGTATCCCGACGAGTTCGGGGAGTTCCACGGCGTCGGCGAGATTCCAGACGACGAGTGGCTGTTCGACCGTGACCGACTCCGCGAACTGATCGCGACCGCATAA
- a CDS encoding FecCD family ABC transporter permease, translating into MSSDSSRVDRVRTAVGLESIDSRLVPIVLGSLVVCLVTGVVQVSFGAYSMTTATAWRAVFDPAVWGDPATLGRFLLGEGISTAAFGEATDLSTETTIVWELRLPRVLAALVVGLNLAISGSVFQAVTRNELASPFILGVSSGAGLAVILTMLFLGSLIYFLPLFAALGGAIAFLLVYAVAWNGGTSPVRLVLAGVIVGTVFSSLQTGLFFVADDLGVVQGALAWTTGSLASAGWPRVRIGLLVSVVTVVLTIVGARQLDVLLLGEETAHSLGMPVERVRFGLSCVAILSAGISVALAGIVGFVGLIVPHVVRTIVGTAHARVVLGCLFVGPALLLAADAAARLAFSPVEVPVGIVTGLVGGPYFLYLMRKRRRLGKL; encoded by the coding sequence ATGTCGAGTGACTCCTCACGCGTCGATCGCGTTCGGACGGCGGTTGGTCTCGAGTCGATCGACTCGCGTCTCGTTCCCATCGTCCTCGGCAGCCTCGTCGTCTGTCTCGTGACGGGCGTGGTGCAGGTGAGCTTCGGCGCGTACTCGATGACGACGGCGACTGCCTGGCGTGCCGTCTTCGATCCGGCGGTCTGGGGGGATCCGGCCACCCTGGGCCGATTCCTGCTCGGGGAGGGGATCTCGACGGCGGCGTTCGGCGAGGCAACCGACCTCTCGACGGAGACGACGATCGTCTGGGAGCTCCGACTGCCCCGGGTTCTCGCTGCACTCGTCGTCGGCCTCAACCTCGCGATCTCGGGATCGGTCTTCCAGGCGGTGACCCGGAACGAACTCGCCAGCCCGTTCATACTCGGGGTGAGTTCGGGGGCGGGGCTCGCTGTCATCCTGACGATGCTGTTTCTCGGAAGTCTGATCTACTTCCTGCCGCTTTTCGCAGCACTGGGCGGCGCGATCGCGTTCCTGCTTGTGTACGCCGTTGCCTGGAACGGCGGGACCAGTCCAGTCAGGCTCGTGCTCGCGGGCGTGATCGTGGGCACCGTCTTCAGCTCGCTCCAGACGGGACTGTTCTTCGTTGCCGACGATCTCGGCGTCGTCCAGGGGGCGCTCGCCTGGACGACCGGCTCGCTCGCCTCGGCCGGCTGGCCCCGGGTTCGAATCGGATTGCTCGTGAGCGTCGTCACCGTCGTGTTGACGATCGTAGGTGCACGACAGCTCGACGTGCTGTTGCTCGGCGAGGAGACGGCCCATTCGCTGGGAATGCCGGTCGAGCGGGTCCGGTTCGGACTCTCCTGTGTGGCGATCCTCTCGGCGGGCATAAGCGTCGCACTCGCCGGGATCGTCGGCTTCGTCGGGCTGATCGTTCCCCACGTCGTCCGGACGATCGTCGGCACCGCACACGCCCGGGTCGTCCTCGGCTGTCTGTTCGTCGGTCCGGCACTGTTGCTGGCTGCAGACGCCGCGGCGCGACTCGCGTTCTCGCCGGTCGAGGTACCGGTTGGGATCGTCACCGGACTGGTGGGGGGACCGTACTTCCTGTATCTCATGCGGAAACGACGACGACTCGGCAAATTATGA
- a CDS encoding ABC transporter ATP-binding protein, with the protein MTRDRRHQRDESHAVLTGTELRLEYPDATEPVIEDVTIDVPAESTVALIGPNGSGKSTLLRGLSRKLSPSDGQVVLDGCAIQQYGTRELARQLGFLAQRRPSPDGLTVAELVEHGRYPHRGFFDGISDEDREAIERAIERARLEPIRDRPVDDLSGGQQQLAWIGMCLAQDSEVLLVDEPLTHLDLRNQLLVLEVLTGLEDRTVVAALHDLQYAARFGDRVAALDGGEIYDSGTPSTVLTETLLADVFGIDATVSQTNGEVRVYPERPLETETTSTDGSSPPDTLSEP; encoded by the coding sequence ATGACGAGGGATAGACGACACCAACGAGACGAATCGCACGCCGTACTGACAGGGACCGAACTCCGACTCGAGTATCCCGACGCCACGGAACCCGTCATCGAGGACGTCACGATAGACGTTCCGGCAGAATCAACAGTAGCACTGATCGGACCGAACGGAAGCGGCAAGAGCACGCTATTGCGGGGGTTGTCCCGGAAGCTCTCGCCCTCCGACGGACAGGTCGTCCTCGACGGGTGTGCAATCCAGCAGTACGGGACGCGCGAACTCGCACGCCAGCTTGGCTTTCTCGCACAGCGTCGGCCGTCACCCGACGGGCTCACGGTAGCAGAGCTCGTCGAACACGGCCGCTATCCCCACCGGGGCTTTTTCGACGGGATCAGCGACGAGGACAGGGAGGCGATCGAGCGGGCGATCGAGCGAGCCAGGCTCGAGCCCATCCGCGATCGGCCCGTCGACGACCTGAGCGGCGGCCAGCAGCAACTCGCCTGGATCGGGATGTGTCTCGCTCAGGACTCCGAGGTGTTGCTCGTCGACGAACCGCTCACTCATCTCGACCTGCGCAACCAGCTGCTCGTCCTCGAGGTGCTGACAGGACTCGAGGACCGGACGGTCGTCGCGGCACTGCACGACCTCCAGTACGCCGCTCGCTTCGGCGACCGCGTCGCTGCACTTGACGGCGGGGAGATCTACGACAGCGGCACGCCGTCAACGGTGCTGACGGAGACGTTGCTCGCCGACGTGTTCGGGATCGACGCGACGGTCTCCCAGACCAACGGCGAGGTGCGGGTCTATCCGGAACGCCCGCTCGAGACCGAGACGACGTCGACCGATGGATCGTCGCCACCAGACACCCTCTCTGAGCCATGA
- a CDS encoding CbiX/SirB N-terminal domain-containing protein — translation MTKSPSHGHRQQYRPTNATPRALDRDLGVVLAAHGSHRSRGSGDPVYGHARRLRRRPIFDEVQVAFWQEEPGFAEVLRATTATHRFVVPLFASEGYFTRTVLPRELTAPPGVEDDVTITDPVGTAPAVTDLIASRALEVFRADDAVCDLADIAVAIVAHGAENDPRSAVAAADHAQRLRSHDPNAAVEAFYLEEPPYVSEVLESFDRRQIVAVPLFVGQGGHVTTDVPELLGLDPTERIDDAATATHAGKIDGRTVRYTEPIGTHPALADVAVRRVLEATTEVTDS, via the coding sequence ATGACGAAGTCACCATCACACGGACACCGACAGCAGTATCGACCGACGAACGCGACGCCGCGAGCACTCGACCGCGACCTCGGGGTCGTACTCGCCGCTCACGGATCCCACCGGAGCCGTGGCTCCGGCGATCCGGTCTACGGCCACGCGCGCCGTCTCCGGAGACGACCCATTTTCGACGAGGTGCAGGTCGCCTTCTGGCAGGAAGAACCCGGCTTCGCCGAGGTCCTGCGGGCGACGACGGCCACGCATCGATTCGTCGTCCCGCTGTTCGCCAGTGAGGGGTACTTCACGCGGACGGTCCTGCCGCGGGAACTCACTGCGCCTCCAGGCGTCGAAGACGACGTCACGATCACCGACCCCGTCGGCACGGCTCCAGCAGTCACGGACCTGATCGCCTCGCGTGCACTGGAGGTTTTCCGGGCCGACGACGCCGTTTGTGATCTCGCGGACATCGCTGTCGCGATCGTCGCCCACGGGGCCGAGAACGATCCTCGGAGCGCCGTCGCGGCGGCCGACCACGCACAGCGGCTTCGCAGCCACGATCCGAACGCGGCCGTCGAGGCGTTCTACCTCGAAGAACCGCCATACGTGAGCGAGGTGCTCGAATCGTTCGATCGTCGGCAGATCGTCGCCGTCCCGCTTTTCGTCGGACAGGGCGGCCACGTCACGACCGACGTTCCGGAGTTGCTCGGCCTCGATCCCACTGAACGGATCGACGACGCGGCGACCGCGACGCATGCGGGCAAGATCGATGGCCGGACCGTCAGGTACACCGAGCCGATCGGGACCCACCCTGCCCTGGCAGACGTCGCCGTTCGACGCGTCCTCGAGGCCACGACGGAGGTGACCGATTCGTGA
- a CDS encoding DR2241 family protein — translation MTDALVEPLEAPDGVRAAFRTTLEDAGVVEHRYGQADPGPGSDAAHDEPAVVSVVATDSGVRVDDDDTHRYATPDAVVDHHAPLVTDWFYWERTVGGHGTPERAFLRWLEGVDVADQTIAKRYDDLWKGLCRTWGQLTVCVERDRTGNRRYELRHVEDAAVEPDALRQIDPFDLPELARTDEDGDYRPLRGSETLQRGWRLRLDAGGVVRAVDDVYPASIATWYRDRTDRLEPVSFRETAARQTGHLRSLADASRTDVAAVVRDRCSDCLKRRVWEFEGSDSDRVSAESTRDDRLVCPEACALVRSDVRCRVVDDDGPDHDHGHDDESETSDSDRSDAFS, via the coding sequence GTGACGGACGCACTCGTCGAACCGCTCGAAGCGCCTGACGGCGTCCGTGCGGCGTTCCGTACGACGCTCGAGGACGCGGGCGTCGTCGAACACCGATACGGGCAGGCGGACCCTGGGCCCGGGAGCGACGCCGCCCACGACGAACCCGCGGTCGTCTCCGTCGTCGCGACCGACTCCGGGGTCCGAGTCGACGACGACGACACGCATCGGTACGCCACACCGGATGCGGTCGTCGACCACCACGCGCCACTTGTCACCGACTGGTTCTACTGGGAGCGAACCGTCGGCGGTCACGGAACACCAGAACGAGCGTTTCTCCGGTGGCTCGAGGGTGTTGACGTGGCTGATCAGACGATCGCCAAACGGTATGACGACCTCTGGAAGGGACTGTGTCGAACGTGGGGCCAGCTCACGGTGTGCGTGGAACGCGATCGGACCGGCAATCGCCGGTACGAACTTCGCCACGTCGAAGATGCGGCCGTCGAACCCGATGCACTTCGGCAAATCGATCCGTTCGACCTCCCCGAACTCGCACGGACCGACGAGGACGGCGACTATCGGCCGCTCCGCGGGAGTGAAACACTCCAACGTGGCTGGCGTCTCCGCCTCGACGCTGGAGGTGTAGTCCGGGCGGTCGACGACGTCTACCCCGCGTCGATCGCGACCTGGTACCGCGACCGGACCGACCGTCTCGAGCCCGTGTCGTTTCGCGAGACGGCCGCCCGACAGACGGGTCACCTCCGGAGCCTCGCCGACGCGAGCCGTACGGACGTCGCGGCAGTCGTTCGAGATCGATGTAGCGACTGCCTGAAACGGCGGGTCTGGGAGTTCGAGGGGTCCGACAGCGACAGGGTCAGCGCCGAGTCGACGCGAGACGACCGACTCGTCTGCCCGGAGGCGTGTGCGCTCGTGCGATCGGACGTGCGCTGCCGCGTCGTCGACGACGACGGACCCGATCACGATCACGGACACGACGACGAGTCGGAAACGAGCGACAGTGATCGCTCGGACGCGTTCTCGTAA
- the hemL gene encoding glutamate-1-semialdehyde 2,1-aminomutase, whose protein sequence is MNDEHSRTLYDRALSVMPGGVNSAVRAAIEPYPFFVQKGDGGHVIDADGNRYVDWVMGLGPLLLGHDLPEAVTAAIQQRASEGPMYGTPTEVEVDLAEFVVRHVPSVEKIRFVNSGTEATTSAVRLARGYTGRNKIVVMQGGYHGAQESTLVEGDADDPKPSSAGVPQSFAEHTLPVPFNDEDAVREVFEEHGDDIAAVMSEPILGNYGIVYPEDGYLEFLREITDEYGALFILDEVITGFRVGGLGCAQSEFGVTPDITTFGKIVGGGFPVGAIGGRAEIIEHFAPSGDVFQAGTFSGHPVTMAAGLETLRFAAENDVYDHVNRLGDRLRSGLTDIVADQAPEYTVVGTDSMFKVIFTRDGPGAGSLEEQCTSGCRQDPTCPRYDYCPKNAGDVKRAETDRWRRLFWGRMKEQGIFLSQNQFECQFVSYAHIDEDVEETLEAYKEAL, encoded by the coding sequence ATGAACGACGAACACTCCCGTACGCTGTACGATCGGGCGCTGTCTGTCATGCCCGGCGGCGTCAACTCGGCGGTCCGGGCGGCGATCGAACCGTATCCCTTCTTCGTCCAGAAAGGCGACGGCGGCCACGTGATCGACGCGGACGGTAACCGCTACGTCGACTGGGTGATGGGACTGGGCCCGCTCCTTCTGGGTCACGACCTCCCCGAGGCGGTGACGGCCGCGATCCAGCAGCGGGCAAGCGAAGGGCCGATGTACGGCACGCCCACGGAGGTCGAGGTCGACCTCGCCGAGTTCGTCGTCCGACACGTCCCGAGCGTCGAGAAGATTCGCTTCGTCAACTCCGGCACCGAGGCGACGACCTCCGCCGTGCGACTTGCACGCGGGTACACCGGCCGGAACAAGATCGTCGTCATGCAAGGCGGCTACCACGGCGCACAGGAGTCGACGCTCGTCGAGGGCGACGCCGACGACCCGAAACCCTCCTCAGCAGGCGTCCCCCAGTCCTTTGCCGAGCACACTCTCCCCGTCCCGTTCAACGACGAAGACGCCGTCCGCGAGGTCTTCGAGGAACACGGCGACGACATCGCGGCCGTAATGTCTGAACCCATTCTGGGGAACTACGGCATCGTCTACCCCGAGGACGGCTACCTCGAGTTCCTCCGGGAGATCACCGACGAGTACGGCGCGCTGTTTATCCTCGACGAGGTGATCACCGGCTTCCGCGTCGGCGGCCTCGGCTGTGCTCAAAGCGAGTTCGGCGTCACGCCCGACATTACGACCTTCGGAAAGATCGTCGGCGGCGGCTTCCCCGTCGGTGCGATCGGCGGCCGCGCGGAAATAATCGAACACTTCGCGCCCTCGGGCGACGTCTTCCAGGCGGGCACCTTCTCGGGTCACCCCGTGACGATGGCCGCCGGCCTCGAGACGCTGCGCTTTGCCGCCGAGAACGACGTCTACGACCACGTCAATCGGCTGGGCGACCGGCTCCGGTCGGGACTGACCGACATCGTCGCCGACCAGGCCCCCGAGTACACGGTCGTCGGCACCGACAGCATGTTCAAAGTGATCTTCACGCGCGACGGGCCGGGTGCCGGCAGCCTCGAAGAACAGTGTACGAGTGGCTGTCGGCAGGATCCAACCTGTCCGCGCTACGACTACTGTCCGAAAAACGCCGGCGACGTCAAACGCGCCGAGACCGACCGCTGGCGGCGGCTCTTCTGGGGGCGGATGAAAGAGCAGGGCATCTTCCTCAGTCAGAACCAGTTCGAGTGCCAGTTCGTCAGCTACGCCCACATCGACGAGGACGTCGAGGAGACCCTCGAGGCGTACAAAGAGGCGCTCTAG